Proteins encoded together in one Chelonoidis abingdonii isolate Lonesome George chromosome 1, CheloAbing_2.0, whole genome shotgun sequence window:
- the SLC25A18 gene encoding mitochondrial glutamate carrier 2 isoform X2, with protein MLAGCGAGACQVVVTSPMEMLKIQLQDAGRLAIHQQKVLGTDGPLAPFSQPPQDRPYTTGTASAFKRPSATVIARDLLKTQGLVGLYKGLGVTLLRDVPFSIIYFPLFANINKLGQRHSEEKAPFFHSFVSGCMAGSVAAVAVTPLDVLKTRIQTLKKGLGEDTYNGITDCARKIWTHEGPAAFMKGAGCRALVIAPLFGIAQGVYFIGIGEYILGYFH; from the exons ATGCTAGCTGGCTGTGGAGCTGGGGCCTGCCAAGTGGTGGTCACCTCCCCCATGGAGATGCTGAAAATTCAGCTTCAAGATGCTGGACGACTGG cTATTCATCAGCAAAAGGTTTTGGGAACAGATGGCCCACTGgctcccttctcccagcccccgCAGGACAGGCCTTACACCACTGGCACAGCCTCAGCATTCAAGCGCCCCTCGGCCACTGTGATCGCCAGAGATCTTCTGAAAACCCAAGGGCTAGTGGGACTGTACAAGGGCCTGGGAGTCACCCTGCTCAg ggatgtgcctttttccATTATCTATTTCCCACTGTTTGCCAACATCAACAAACTGGGACAGAGGCACTCTGAGGAGAAGGCACCCTTCTTCCATTCATTCGTGTCTGGCTGCATGGCGGGATCCGTGGCTGCAGTAGCAGTGACCCCACTGGATG ttttaaaaacccGAATTCAAACTCTCAAGAAAGGCCTGGGAGAGGACACCTACAATGGAATCACTGACTGCGCCAG gaagatctggacacatgagggacctgctgccttcATGAAGGGGGCAGGCTGTCGGGCCCTGGTTATAGCACCCCTCTTTGGCATAGCCCAGGGTGTCTATTTTATTGGCATTGGTGAATATATCTTGGGATATTTCCACTAG